Proteins from one Gimesia maris genomic window:
- a CDS encoding M16 family metallopeptidase — MSFASQSFLTAADAPAPPEKIRTVEGITEYSLANGMKVLLFPDASSPKVTVNLTLLVGSRHEGYGETGMAHLLEHMLFKGTPTHQNIPKELQARGAQFNGTTWYDRTNYYETLPATEDNLEFALKMEADRMMNSYVKAEDLASEMTVVRNEFERGENSPSRMLMQKVMSSAFEWHNYGKSTIGNRADIERVPIDRLKSFYKKYYQPDNAVLIVAGKFDTDEALKLINKYFGTIPKPERKLDKTYTEEPPQEGERIVTLRRIGEVPVVGVVYHIPAAAHKDMAAIDVLESTLTDDPSGVLYQALVKTKKASSVSGSLFALHDPGVLRLMVEVVKGNDPQVILGIMFDTLQTVREKGIPAEDVTRAKEKLLKQYEQAENNSSRLAVELSEWVSMGDWRLRFLYRDALEKVTPEDVKRVADEYLKENNRTVGIFVPVEESQKVTIPQIDDVAKMIGDYQGRETVAKGEDFDVSPENINKRTTVKTLSGGVKVALLSKKTRGEEVNLNMTLRYGDLQSLQGKKTASEFLPAVMKRGTKNRTRQQIEDELNKLRAQLSISGSPGEINVAIKTRSESLSSVLSILKEILREPTLPETELDVLKSQQIATLEKQKTDPQSRAILSVRSQLRPYPESDPRYVPTIEQEIERIKALSQSDLQSLYENFIGGSVGEIAVVGDFSEDEVYAQLGSMLDDWKSPAPYKHIPAEPHAIPGKLTEIIIPDKANAFYFGGLTFPMNSNSPEYPDLIVAGSVLGSSGLSSRLGDRVRQKEGLAYGVGAFIHADNVDSRGSISLYASCNPDNMEKVETAIKEELALLISKGITAEELANAQKGYLEQQEVSRTSDSSLASILATNLFANRDMTYYSELETKVNAVTADAARQAFAKYIDPANLIITVSGSLKQ; from the coding sequence ATGAGCTTTGCTTCCCAATCATTTCTGACAGCCGCTGATGCACCTGCCCCACCGGAAAAAATTCGGACTGTAGAAGGCATTACCGAGTATTCTCTGGCGAACGGCATGAAAGTACTGCTGTTTCCGGATGCCTCCAGCCCCAAAGTGACCGTGAATCTGACATTACTGGTCGGTTCTCGACATGAAGGCTACGGCGAAACCGGAATGGCGCACCTGCTCGAGCACATGTTGTTCAAGGGGACGCCCACCCATCAGAATATTCCCAAGGAACTGCAGGCCCGTGGCGCCCAGTTCAACGGAACCACCTGGTATGACCGTACCAATTACTACGAAACACTGCCGGCAACCGAGGACAACCTGGAATTCGCGCTGAAGATGGAAGCCGATCGCATGATGAACAGTTATGTGAAAGCCGAAGATCTGGCCTCGGAGATGACAGTGGTCCGTAACGAATTCGAACGGGGCGAAAACAGCCCGTCGCGCATGCTGATGCAGAAAGTGATGTCTTCCGCATTTGAATGGCATAACTACGGGAAATCGACCATTGGTAACCGGGCTGACATCGAACGTGTGCCCATAGACCGTCTGAAAAGCTTCTACAAAAAATATTATCAGCCCGATAATGCAGTTTTAATTGTGGCCGGAAAGTTTGATACCGACGAAGCGCTGAAGCTGATCAACAAATATTTTGGTACGATCCCCAAACCGGAACGAAAACTGGATAAGACCTATACCGAAGAGCCTCCGCAGGAAGGCGAGCGCATCGTAACGCTGCGGCGGATTGGTGAAGTTCCCGTTGTTGGAGTGGTTTATCACATTCCGGCAGCCGCTCACAAAGACATGGCTGCCATTGACGTTTTGGAATCAACACTGACTGATGATCCTTCAGGCGTCTTGTATCAGGCCCTTGTGAAGACGAAAAAGGCATCCAGCGTTTCCGGATCTCTGTTTGCATTACACGATCCCGGCGTACTGCGACTGATGGTCGAAGTTGTCAAAGGCAATGATCCACAGGTCATTCTGGGGATCATGTTTGATACGCTGCAGACCGTCAGGGAAAAAGGAATTCCCGCCGAAGACGTGACCCGCGCCAAAGAGAAACTGCTGAAACAGTACGAACAGGCAGAAAATAACAGTTCGCGGCTGGCAGTCGAACTGTCGGAATGGGTTTCGATGGGAGACTGGCGTTTGCGATTTCTCTATCGGGATGCTCTGGAAAAAGTGACTCCCGAAGATGTCAAACGAGTCGCGGATGAATACCTGAAAGAAAATAATCGAACCGTGGGGATTTTTGTGCCCGTGGAAGAAAGCCAGAAGGTCACGATCCCGCAGATTGATGATGTCGCAAAAATGATTGGCGACTACCAGGGACGGGAAACGGTTGCGAAGGGAGAAGACTTTGACGTATCTCCTGAGAATATCAATAAACGCACGACTGTCAAAACTCTGTCCGGTGGTGTGAAAGTTGCCTTGCTCTCCAAAAAGACTCGCGGCGAAGAAGTCAATCTGAATATGACGCTCCGCTACGGGGACCTGCAAAGCCTGCAGGGCAAAAAGACCGCCAGCGAATTTCTACCTGCTGTGATGAAGCGAGGGACGAAGAATCGGACTCGTCAGCAGATTGAAGACGAACTCAATAAACTGCGTGCCCAGTTGAGCATTTCCGGTTCACCCGGCGAAATCAATGTTGCAATCAAAACACGCAGCGAGAGTCTCTCCAGCGTGTTAAGTATTCTCAAGGAAATTCTCCGCGAGCCAACCTTGCCGGAAACCGAACTGGATGTGCTGAAATCGCAGCAGATTGCGACTCTGGAAAAGCAGAAAACCGATCCCCAGTCACGGGCGATTCTTTCGGTGCGAAGTCAACTTCGTCCCTACCCGGAATCAGATCCCCGCTATGTGCCGACGATAGAACAGGAAATTGAGCGGATCAAAGCATTGTCACAGAGCGATCTGCAATCGCTGTATGAAAACTTTATCGGCGGCTCCGTCGGCGAGATTGCCGTCGTCGGCGATTTCTCGGAAGACGAGGTATATGCCCAACTGGGATCCATGCTGGATGACTGGAAGTCACCTGCTCCCTACAAGCATATTCCCGCGGAACCGCATGCGATTCCCGGAAAACTGACTGAAATTATCATTCCTGACAAAGCAAATGCGTTCTACTTTGGCGGTCTGACGTTTCCTATGAACAGCAATTCCCCCGAGTATCCCGATCTGATCGTGGCTGGCTCGGTGCTGGGCTCCAGCGGACTTTCATCACGCCTGGGAGATCGTGTCCGGCAGAAAGAAGGTCTGGCGTATGGTGTCGGGGCGTTCATTCACGCGGACAATGTTGACTCCCGCGGTTCCATTTCCCTGTATGCCAGCTGTAATCCGGACAACATGGAAAAGGTAGAAACCGCCATTAAGGAAGAGCTGGCTTTGCTGATCTCGAAAGGCATTACAGCAGAAGAACTGGCCAATGCTCAGAAAGGATATCTGGAACAGCAGGAAGTTTCCCGTACCAGCGATTCTTCTCTGGCTTCCATCCTGGCGACCAATCTGTTTGCGAATCGGGACATGACTTACTATTCCGAACTGGAAACAAAAGTCAACGCGGTGACTGCGGATGCTGCCCGGCAGGCGTTCGCAAAATATATCGATCCCGCGAATCTGATCATTACTGTTTCTGGAAGTCTGAAACAGTAA
- a CDS encoding divalent metal cation transporter produces the protein MTEEAANSRIEQDRQLILDAKERGTGAKILAYTRLSGPGWLQSAITLGGGSLAGGLYLGILSGYHLMWLQPVAMIMGVVMLSAIGYVALSTKERPFAAINNHINPVLGWGWAIATLMANLVWIMPQYALGTAALQQNLAPEFFGDAKNGLISAVAVLFVISAIVIWFYDSGGWGIKLFEAILKILVGIVVLCFFGVVLKMSFSTNDLDWGKILAGYIPNFSLFSNPSPEFSDVLAQAGGYAEYWKNLIVGKQQQVMITAAATAVGINMTFLLPYSMRAKGWDKDFRGLAMFDLATGLFIPFVLATSCVVIAAASQFHAQPAAGLVGETNAKGQVVDAEGEVIVPDPNLHGQFNKLLDSRIKSEVSSEEWDKLQQADNTAALQAKRNDLPLPERTLAAMLVNRDAFQLAAALKPLAGATVSQVVFGLGVVAMAISTIIILMLINGFVFCEMLGVEPRGTFHRIGCFMPALTGVAGPFIWGDSDAKAWLAVPTSMFGMVLLPIAYATFFFMMNSPKILGERMPTGGKRVAWNLAMGISTLLATFGCVWSIKSSAFATYGFVALGVFIGLAIIVHFIRGNTSSAPPAAGE, from the coding sequence ATGACAGAAGAAGCAGCAAATTCCCGAATTGAACAAGATCGTCAACTGATTCTGGACGCCAAAGAACGTGGCACCGGTGCCAAGATTCTGGCATATACCAGACTCTCGGGCCCCGGCTGGTTGCAGAGTGCGATTACCCTGGGCGGTGGTTCGCTGGCAGGTGGCCTCTATCTGGGAATTCTCTCGGGTTATCACCTGATGTGGTTGCAGCCCGTGGCGATGATTATGGGCGTTGTCATGTTGAGTGCCATCGGTTATGTGGCCCTCTCAACTAAAGAGCGTCCGTTTGCTGCGATTAATAATCATATCAACCCGGTGCTGGGTTGGGGCTGGGCGATTGCGACTCTGATGGCGAATCTGGTCTGGATTATGCCTCAGTATGCGTTAGGGACAGCCGCCCTGCAGCAGAATCTGGCGCCTGAATTTTTTGGTGACGCAAAGAATGGTCTTATCTCAGCGGTAGCAGTCCTGTTTGTGATCTCGGCAATTGTCATTTGGTTTTACGATTCCGGCGGATGGGGCATCAAGCTGTTTGAAGCGATCCTGAAAATTCTGGTGGGAATCGTCGTGCTCTGTTTCTTCGGCGTTGTTCTCAAAATGAGTTTCTCCACGAATGATCTGGACTGGGGAAAAATTCTGGCCGGCTACATTCCGAACTTCAGTCTGTTTAGCAATCCTTCACCTGAGTTTTCCGATGTACTGGCGCAGGCTGGCGGTTATGCCGAGTATTGGAAGAACCTGATTGTCGGGAAACAACAACAGGTGATGATTACCGCTGCCGCGACCGCGGTCGGGATCAACATGACCTTCCTGCTCCCCTACTCCATGCGGGCCAAAGGCTGGGATAAAGATTTTCGCGGCCTGGCCATGTTCGACCTGGCGACCGGGTTATTTATCCCATTCGTCCTGGCCACCAGTTGTGTTGTGATTGCAGCGGCCTCACAGTTCCATGCCCAACCGGCTGCCGGCCTGGTAGGAGAAACCAATGCTAAAGGCCAGGTTGTGGATGCAGAAGGCGAGGTCATTGTACCGGATCCTAATTTGCACGGACAATTCAACAAGCTGCTGGACAGCCGCATCAAATCGGAAGTTTCTTCTGAAGAATGGGATAAACTGCAGCAGGCAGACAACACGGCAGCCCTGCAGGCGAAACGTAATGATCTGCCTCTGCCCGAACGTACCCTGGCAGCGATGCTGGTTAACCGGGATGCATTCCAGTTAGCGGCGGCACTCAAACCACTGGCCGGGGCTACGGTTTCACAGGTTGTCTTCGGTCTGGGCGTTGTCGCGATGGCTATATCGACGATCATCATTCTGATGTTGATCAACGGCTTTGTATTCTGCGAAATGCTGGGCGTTGAACCGCGGGGCACATTCCACCGTATTGGCTGTTTTATGCCAGCGCTTACTGGTGTGGCAGGGCCTTTTATCTGGGGCGATTCAGATGCGAAAGCCTGGTTGGCCGTGCCGACGTCGATGTTCGGGATGGTGCTGCTGCCGATCGCTTATGCGACATTCTTCTTCATGATGAACTCTCCGAAAATTCTGGGAGAGCGGATGCCTACCGGAGGCAAACGTGTGGCGTGGAACCTGGCGATGGGCATTTCCACACTGTTGGCGACCTTCGGATGTGTCTGGAGTATTAAATCCAGTGCATTCGCTACTTATGGTTTTGTGGCTCTGGGAGTCTTTATCGGTCTCGCCATTATTGTGCATTTCATACGCGGGAATACGAGTTCGGCACCACCGGCGGCCGGTGAATAA
- a CDS encoding transglutaminase family protein encodes MSGENRIQAEAIPFEGKQEMIGCQKGTARFCDRQVILILSGLMLILLLPPVFSAGADPAEPIVARHPDVSESTGTGLSLSAEALAEQAKSSVVAVSFAGRDGQQAGLGTGFVISADGLIATNLHVIGEARPISVQFMDGKKYDVKEVHATDRQMDLAVLKVDAEDLTPLPLAEPDSLKQGAEVIALGNPQGLRYSVVKGVNSGTREIDGKPMIQLAIPIEPGNSGGPVLDAQGYVQGIVTLKSAVTRNLGYAVNISALKVLLEKPNPVPMNRWLTIGTLDERHWKPLFGSRWRQRAGRIMVEGFGNGLGSRSLCVSQEDLPALPYEIAVEVKLDDESGAAGLIFYSDENTKHYGFYPSNQSLRISRFDGSDVFLWRVLEEKKSNSYREGEWNQLKVRLETDRILCFVNDEQIFEIKDQRYTQGKAGLAKFRNTVAAFRGFQVAREIAPYRPSKETAQKILDLTEDLRVDRPPHAELIEEVVKETDEKRAQQALQERARLLTKQAERLQQLAQSIHERVVRDDLQQLFKKQKESEIDLLTAALLVARLDNAEVEVKTYLNQVAGMANEIQKTLPADASPKVKLKALNDYLFQETGFHGSRTNYYSRSNSYINETIEDREGLPITLAILYMELGSKLGLDIEGVGLPGHFVVRVNSTAEKGELVDVFERGEVVSEDAARAIIVSANSGRFDEEFLKAQPKKEIIKRMLRNLLNLARDDEDVQAMLRYVETMIAIDEDLLQERWLRAVLRYQTGRITEAMADADFLLEKSPEGFDLRRIQEFRDYLETVKSTE; translated from the coding sequence ATGTCTGGTGAAAATCGGATCCAGGCTGAAGCAATTCCTTTTGAAGGGAAACAGGAAATGATCGGATGCCAGAAAGGGACCGCAAGGTTCTGCGACAGACAGGTGATTTTGATCCTGTCTGGTTTGATGCTGATATTACTGCTGCCGCCGGTCTTTTCAGCGGGGGCTGATCCAGCAGAACCGATCGTTGCCCGCCACCCCGATGTTTCGGAGTCAACCGGCACCGGGCTGAGCCTGTCGGCAGAAGCACTCGCGGAGCAGGCGAAGTCCTCTGTTGTTGCCGTCTCATTTGCAGGCCGCGATGGACAGCAGGCCGGACTGGGAACCGGCTTTGTGATCAGCGCCGATGGTCTGATCGCGACGAATCTGCATGTGATCGGCGAGGCACGGCCCATCTCCGTGCAGTTTATGGACGGTAAGAAATATGATGTCAAAGAGGTGCACGCAACCGATCGACAGATGGATCTGGCTGTGCTCAAGGTTGATGCGGAAGATTTGACGCCGTTACCTCTGGCGGAACCCGATTCTTTGAAACAGGGCGCGGAAGTCATCGCGCTGGGGAATCCGCAAGGCTTACGTTATAGTGTTGTCAAAGGAGTTAATTCGGGAACCCGGGAAATCGACGGCAAACCCATGATTCAACTGGCGATTCCAATCGAACCGGGAAACAGTGGTGGTCCGGTTCTGGATGCACAGGGATACGTCCAGGGAATTGTGACATTAAAATCTGCAGTCACGCGGAATCTGGGTTATGCGGTAAATATCAGCGCGCTCAAAGTCCTGCTGGAAAAGCCAAACCCGGTTCCCATGAACCGCTGGTTGACGATTGGTACGCTTGACGAGCGGCATTGGAAACCCTTATTCGGCTCGCGCTGGCGACAGCGTGCCGGTCGCATCATGGTAGAAGGTTTCGGAAACGGATTAGGCAGTCGTTCCCTGTGCGTTTCGCAGGAAGATCTTCCCGCGCTCCCTTACGAAATTGCAGTGGAAGTCAAGCTGGATGACGAGTCCGGTGCTGCAGGACTGATTTTTTACTCGGATGAAAACACGAAGCATTATGGTTTTTATCCCAGTAACCAGAGTTTACGGATCAGCCGCTTTGATGGTTCTGATGTGTTTTTGTGGCGGGTACTGGAAGAGAAGAAATCCAATTCGTATCGCGAAGGAGAATGGAATCAGCTCAAAGTCCGCCTGGAAACCGACCGGATACTCTGTTTTGTGAATGATGAGCAGATTTTCGAAATAAAAGACCAGCGTTATACACAGGGGAAGGCTGGTCTGGCCAAGTTCCGGAACACGGTGGCTGCGTTTCGAGGGTTTCAGGTAGCTCGCGAGATTGCTCCCTACCGCCCTTCCAAAGAAACCGCACAGAAAATTCTCGATCTGACAGAAGATCTGCGCGTGGACCGTCCTCCTCACGCTGAGTTGATTGAAGAAGTTGTCAAAGAAACGGATGAGAAACGGGCACAGCAGGCATTACAGGAGCGGGCGCGGTTACTTACGAAACAGGCGGAGCGTCTGCAGCAACTGGCGCAGTCAATTCATGAACGAGTCGTGCGGGATGATCTACAGCAGCTGTTCAAAAAGCAGAAGGAGTCAGAAATCGATTTACTGACAGCTGCATTGCTGGTCGCGCGGCTGGACAATGCGGAAGTGGAAGTGAAAACCTATCTCAACCAGGTCGCCGGCATGGCAAATGAGATTCAGAAAACGCTGCCCGCCGATGCGAGTCCTAAAGTGAAGCTCAAGGCACTCAACGATTATCTGTTCCAGGAAACCGGTTTTCATGGAAGCCGTACAAATTATTACAGCCGTTCCAACAGCTATATCAATGAAACCATTGAGGATCGCGAAGGACTCCCGATCACACTGGCGATTCTGTATATGGAACTGGGAAGCAAGCTGGGACTCGACATTGAAGGCGTCGGGTTACCCGGGCATTTCGTAGTCCGAGTGAACTCAACCGCAGAAAAAGGAGAGCTGGTTGACGTCTTTGAGCGTGGCGAAGTGGTGAGCGAAGATGCCGCCAGGGCAATCATTGTTTCCGCAAACAGTGGTCGCTTTGATGAAGAGTTTCTGAAAGCGCAGCCCAAAAAGGAAATCATCAAACGCATGCTGCGGAACCTGTTAAATCTGGCGCGGGATGATGAGGACGTCCAGGCCATGCTGCGCTATGTCGAGACGATGATCGCCATCGATGAAGATCTACTGCAGGAACGCTGGCTGCGGGCGGTGTTGCGTTATCAGACAGGACGGATTACCGAAGCGATGGCCGATGCGGATTTCCTGCTGGAAAAATCGCCCGAAGGTTTTGATCTGCGGCGTATCCAGGAATTTCGTGATTATCTGGAAACTGTGAAATCAACTGAATAA
- a CDS encoding rhomboid family intramembrane serine protease produces MRKIGSLPSGQQAKLFEDYLLTTGVEIKVEQSVDQWSIWVYDEDQIEHAKQELQEFSANPDAEKFQGATRKAEAIRESKIKKVADSARKQVNVRDTWNQPFTSRCPVTSLLIGVSVVVYLFMQTNEYGGQIRQALSISSFQTSGNMIRYSPYLLDIREGEVWRLVTPIFIHFRGTGGLPLHLLFNCFMTYQLGGAIEGNRGSTKLLLLVLLAAIPSNLAQFYWAGPSFGGLSGVVYGMFGYMWMKSKFDPQSSFYVPPNMVVILIGWFFLCMTGAMGSVANMAHAGGLGMGMLIGVGTTFLKQAGKSK; encoded by the coding sequence ATGAGAAAAATCGGCTCCCTTCCTTCCGGGCAGCAGGCAAAGCTATTCGAAGACTATCTGCTTACTACAGGTGTGGAAATCAAGGTTGAACAGTCAGTCGACCAGTGGTCGATCTGGGTCTATGATGAAGATCAGATCGAACACGCCAAACAGGAACTGCAGGAGTTTTCTGCAAATCCTGACGCCGAAAAATTTCAGGGCGCTACCCGAAAAGCGGAAGCCATCCGTGAATCGAAAATCAAAAAAGTCGCGGACAGCGCCCGCAAACAGGTGAATGTCCGCGATACCTGGAATCAGCCTTTCACTAGCCGCTGTCCGGTGACATCGTTGCTGATTGGCGTCTCCGTGGTCGTCTATCTGTTTATGCAGACTAATGAGTATGGAGGACAGATCAGGCAGGCTTTAAGTATCAGCTCATTTCAAACGTCAGGTAATATGATCCGCTACAGCCCTTATCTGCTGGATATTCGCGAGGGTGAAGTCTGGCGGCTGGTGACACCGATATTTATTCATTTTCGTGGCACCGGGGGGCTACCTCTGCATTTGTTATTTAACTGTTTTATGACATATCAACTGGGGGGCGCGATAGAAGGGAATCGTGGCAGTACCAAGCTGCTTTTACTTGTATTACTGGCAGCGATTCCATCTAATCTGGCTCAGTTTTACTGGGCGGGGCCAAGCTTTGGTGGTCTATCGGGCGTCGTCTATGGGATGTTCGGTTATATGTGGATGAAAAGTAAATTCGATCCTCAATCTTCTTTTTATGTTCCCCCCAACATGGTCGTGATTCTGATTGGCTGGTTTTTTCTCTGTATGACCGGCGCGATGGGCTCCGTTGCCAACATGGCGCATGCGGGCGGTCTGGGAATGGGAATGCTGATTGGAGTCGGCACCACGTTTTTAAAGCAGGCCGGTAAATCGAAATGA